The Oceanisphaera avium genome includes a region encoding these proteins:
- the dapF gene encoding diaminopimelate epimerase — translation MQALGNDFMVVDGITQKVFFNPEVIRQLADRHFGVGFDQLLLVEPPYDPDVDFHYRIFNADGSETQQCANGARCLARFARLKGLSHKDRMSVSTQHGQITLTLEKDHQVTVNLGVPQFEPAQIPFKAQKAEKTYLVPSAIQTVLCGVVGLGNAHCIVEVKELKADIHSRLAAELTQHERFPNRVNVGFMQVLNGREIKLRSFHCHGEEVLASGTNACAAAIMGMYWGRLSERVQVQFAHGSLTVAWQGPGKPVFMTGSAEHVFDGQVNL, via the coding sequence ATGCAGGCCCTTGGTAACGACTTTATGGTCGTCGATGGCATCACCCAAAAAGTGTTTTTTAATCCCGAGGTGATTCGCCAACTTGCCGATCGTCATTTTGGTGTGGGCTTTGATCAACTATTGTTGGTTGAACCTCCTTATGATCCGGATGTGGACTTTCATTATCGTATTTTTAATGCCGATGGCAGCGAAACCCAACAGTGCGCTAATGGGGCTCGTTGTTTAGCACGCTTTGCACGACTTAAAGGCTTAAGCCATAAAGATCGCATGAGTGTGAGTACGCAACATGGTCAAATCACCCTAACGCTTGAAAAAGATCACCAAGTAACCGTTAACCTAGGCGTGCCCCAGTTTGAGCCTGCTCAGATCCCCTTTAAGGCGCAAAAGGCGGAAAAGACTTATTTAGTGCCCTCTGCCATTCAGACCGTGCTCTGTGGTGTAGTTGGGCTCGGTAATGCTCATTGTATTGTCGAAGTCAAAGAGCTTAAAGCCGACATTCATAGCCGTTTGGCCGCAGAGCTTACTCAGCATGAGCGTTTTCCTAATCGGGTAAATGTAGGCTTTATGCAGGTGCTTAATGGTCGAGAAATTAAACTGCGTAGCTTTCACTGCCATGGTGAGGAAGTGCTCGCCAGTGGCACGAATGCCTGCGCTGCCGCCATTATGGGAATGTATTGGGGTAGGCTAAGTGAGCGAGTACAGGTGCAGTTTGCACATGGTAGCTTAACCGTTGCTTGGCAAGGACCGGGCAAACCGGTATTTATGACCGGCTCGGCAGAGCATGTTTTTGATGGACAAGTGAACTTATGA
- the uvrD gene encoding DNA helicase II, with product MDVSSLLDGMNDEQREAVAAPAQNMLVLAGAGSGKTRVLVHRIAWLMQVEQVPASAILAVTFTNKASAEMRSRVEKLLGGRLFGLWLGTFHGLAHRLLRAHHLDAKLPQDFQILDSDDQQRLLRRILKGMNLDEKQWPPRQAAGFINARKDEGLRPKDIQVLHDPVQQTYQRIYQVYQETCDRAGLVDFAELLLRAHELWLYKPHILAHYQDRFRHILVDEFQDTNSIQYAWLQMLAGSQANVMIVGDDDQSIYGWRGAKVENIARFLQDFPGSATIRLEQNYRSSATILKAANSLIANNMERMGKELWTEGEQGEPISVYGAYNEVDEARFVVSQIQQWQQQDNDLSEAAILYRNNAQSRVLEEALIQARLPYRIYGGLRFFERQEIKDALSYLRLMNNRGDEAAFERIVNTPTRGIGERTLGIIRAAARERQLTMWQAAWALVEEKVLAGRAATAVSRFLALINQLEDDTRELPLHVQTDRVIETSGLKAMYQAERGEKAQARVENLEELVSATRQFLPSEDDDMSLLSAFLSHAALEAGENQADQFDDAVQLMTLHSAKGLEFPLVFMVGVEEGMFPSQQSAEESQRLEEERRLAYVGMTRAMSKLFISHAETRRVYGKEMFHRPSRFIKELPQDCLEEVRLKASVSRAMPNGRFSQDRVQDTFNETGFRLGQRVAHPKFGEGVVLNFEGAEAHSRVQVQFADGGSKWLVTAYARLEAL from the coding sequence ATGGATGTTTCCAGCCTGCTTGACGGCATGAACGACGAGCAACGAGAGGCGGTGGCCGCTCCCGCCCAGAATATGCTAGTGCTGGCGGGAGCAGGCAGTGGCAAAACTCGGGTGCTGGTGCATCGCATTGCCTGGTTAATGCAAGTAGAGCAGGTGCCGGCGTCGGCTATTTTGGCGGTAACCTTTACTAATAAAGCTTCTGCCGAAATGCGCTCCCGAGTAGAGAAGTTATTAGGCGGACGCTTATTTGGCCTGTGGCTGGGCACCTTTCACGGTCTTGCTCACCGTTTACTACGCGCTCATCATCTGGATGCTAAACTGCCGCAAGACTTTCAAATACTCGACTCCGATGATCAGCAGCGCTTACTGCGCCGTATCCTTAAAGGCATGAATTTAGATGAAAAGCAGTGGCCACCGCGCCAAGCAGCAGGCTTTATTAATGCCCGCAAAGATGAAGGTTTACGCCCAAAAGATATTCAAGTCTTGCATGATCCGGTGCAACAAACTTACCAGCGTATTTATCAGGTTTATCAAGAAACCTGCGACCGTGCTGGCTTAGTCGACTTCGCCGAGCTATTACTGCGCGCGCATGAGCTCTGGCTCTACAAACCGCATATTTTAGCTCACTACCAAGACCGCTTTCGCCATATTTTGGTGGATGAATTTCAAGATACCAACAGCATTCAATATGCGTGGCTGCAAATGCTAGCCGGCAGCCAAGCCAATGTCATGATAGTGGGTGATGATGACCAGTCCATTTATGGCTGGCGCGGGGCGAAAGTGGAAAACATTGCTCGTTTCTTACAAGACTTTCCCGGCTCGGCCACCATCCGACTTGAACAAAATTATCGCTCCAGTGCCACTATCCTAAAAGCCGCTAATAGCTTGATTGCTAATAATATGGAGCGCATGGGTAAAGAGCTGTGGACCGAAGGCGAGCAAGGCGAGCCGATATCTGTATATGGCGCCTATAACGAAGTAGATGAAGCGCGGTTTGTGGTGTCACAAATCCAGCAATGGCAGCAACAGGATAATGACTTAAGTGAAGCGGCTATCTTATATCGCAATAATGCGCAATCACGAGTATTAGAAGAGGCCTTAATTCAAGCGCGTCTACCTTATCGTATTTATGGCGGCTTGCGTTTCTTTGAGCGCCAAGAAATTAAAGACGCGCTCAGTTATCTGCGCTTAATGAATAATCGTGGTGATGAAGCCGCTTTTGAGCGCATCGTCAATACGCCCACCCGCGGTATAGGCGAGCGTACCTTAGGTATTATTCGCGCTGCTGCGCGCGAGCGCCAACTCACTATGTGGCAAGCGGCGTGGGCGTTAGTTGAAGAGAAAGTCTTGGCGGGACGCGCCGCTACTGCGGTCAGTCGCTTCTTAGCATTAATTAACCAGCTAGAAGATGATACTCGTGAATTGCCGCTACATGTACAAACGGACCGCGTGATAGAGACTTCGGGTTTAAAAGCCATGTATCAGGCGGAGCGCGGCGAAAAAGCCCAGGCAAGGGTAGAAAACTTAGAAGAGCTGGTGAGTGCGACTCGCCAGTTTTTGCCCTCAGAAGACGATGATATGTCTTTGCTGTCGGCGTTTTTATCTCATGCGGCCTTAGAGGCCGGTGAAAATCAAGCGGATCAGTTTGATGATGCGGTGCAACTCATGACGCTGCACTCGGCCAAAGGCTTGGAATTCCCGCTGGTATTTATGGTGGGCGTAGAAGAGGGCATGTTTCCCAGCCAGCAGTCTGCAGAAGAAAGCCAGCGCCTGGAAGAAGAGCGCCGTCTCGCTTATGTGGGCATGACGCGAGCCATGAGTAAGCTATTTATTAGCCATGCCGAAACGCGGCGCGTCTATGGTAAAGAAATGTTCCATCGTCCCAGTCGCTTTATTAAAGAGCTGCCACAGGATTGTTTAGAAGAAGTGCGCCTTAAAGCCAGTGTCAGTCGTGCTATGCCTAATGGCCGTTTCAGTCAAGACCGCGTACAGGACACCTTTAATGAAACCGGTTTTCGTTTAGGGCAGCGGGTGGCTCATCCTAAGTTTGGTGAAGGCGTGGTGTTAAATTTTGAAGGCGCTGAGGCTCATAGCCGCGTGCAAGTCCAATTTGCAGATGGCGGTAGCAAGTGGCTAGTCACCGCGTATGCGCGATTAGAAGCGCTGTAA
- the xerC gene encoding tyrosine recombinase XerC — protein sequence MSLVSVSDLNDSIERFLEYLRIERQLSMNTRANYGRNLKVMTKQLSELSLSAWTQLTVQHVRGLATRMHKNGLSPRSIATQLSALRSFCDWLIIQGQLQANPARGVSAPKQGRPLPKNLDVDELHQLMNIDESDPLAVRDRAIMELMYSSGLRLAELVDLNLGDIQFEERQVRVIGKGNKERILPVGRMALEWLEKWLAVRDAIAGGEQFALFVSKQQRRISHRSVQLRMAEWGGKQALSSHIHPHKLRHSFATHMLESSGDLRAVQELLGHADLATTQIYTHLDFQHLANAYDSAHPRAKRTKE from the coding sequence ATGAGCCTGGTTAGCGTGTCTGATCTTAATGACAGCATTGAGCGCTTTTTAGAATATTTGCGCATCGAGCGCCAGCTTAGTATGAATACCCGTGCTAACTATGGCCGTAATCTTAAGGTCATGACTAAGCAATTAAGTGAACTGTCACTTAGCGCTTGGACACAGCTAACGGTGCAACATGTGCGTGGGCTGGCTACGCGCATGCATAAAAATGGCTTATCGCCACGCTCCATTGCCACTCAGTTAAGTGCACTGCGCAGCTTTTGCGACTGGCTGATTATCCAAGGTCAGTTGCAAGCTAATCCCGCTCGTGGCGTGAGTGCCCCTAAACAAGGCCGGCCGCTGCCTAAAAACTTAGATGTTGATGAGCTGCATCAACTAATGAATATCGATGAGTCAGATCCGTTAGCGGTGCGTGACCGTGCCATTATGGAGTTGATGTATTCGTCAGGGCTGCGACTGGCAGAATTAGTGGACTTGAACTTAGGCGATATTCAGTTTGAAGAACGCCAAGTGCGGGTGATCGGTAAAGGTAATAAAGAGCGCATTTTGCCGGTGGGGCGCATGGCGCTTGAATGGTTAGAAAAATGGTTAGCGGTGCGCGATGCCATCGCCGGCGGTGAGCAGTTCGCGTTGTTTGTCAGTAAACAGCAAAGACGCATTAGCCACCGTAGCGTGCAGCTGCGTATGGCCGAGTGGGGCGGTAAGCAGGCGTTGTCTAGCCATATTCACCCTCATAAGCTGCGCCATTCATTTGCTACTCACATGCTAGAGTCCAGCGGCGACTTGCGGGCGGTACAAGAGTTATTAGGCCATGCCGACTTAGCCACCACGCAAATTTATACCCATCTTGATTTTCAGCATTTAGCCAACGCCTACGACAGCGCTCACCCTAGAGCTAAGCGTACTAAAGAGTAG
- the lysA gene encoding diaminopimelate decarboxylase gives MDYFNYQTDGRLYGEGCDLSVLAEQYGTPLYVYSRATLERHWHAFDQAAGDVAHLICYAVKANSNLAVLGVLARLGSGFDIVSKGELCRVLAAGGDASKVVFSGVGKRVEEIEFALEKNIFCFNVESVAELVRINEVAGRLGKIAPISIRVNPDIDAGTHPYISTGLKENKFGIPIEQAQDIYAQAAAMENLAIHGLDCHIGSQLTEVAPFLEAVDKLLVLIDALASDGIHIKHLDVGGGLGVRYDNETPPEPKEYVQQIKAKLQGRNLTLVFEPGRAIAANAGVLLTRVEHIKPGDAKSFAIVDAAMNDLIRPALYSAWQAIIPVDNTLERAKAVYDVVGPICETGDFIGKDRELAITEGDLLAVRSAGAYGFVMASNYNSRPRSAEVMVDKEQAILVREREVLSDLWRGEHLLPQA, from the coding sequence TTGGATTATTTTAATTATCAAACCGATGGCCGCCTCTATGGTGAAGGCTGTGATTTAAGCGTTTTAGCCGAGCAATATGGCACGCCACTCTATGTTTATTCACGAGCAACGTTAGAGCGGCACTGGCACGCCTTTGATCAAGCCGCGGGGGATGTGGCGCACTTAATCTGTTATGCCGTAAAGGCTAACTCTAACCTTGCGGTGCTAGGTGTGTTGGCGCGCTTAGGCTCTGGCTTTGATATTGTGTCTAAAGGTGAGCTGTGTCGAGTACTGGCCGCCGGTGGCGATGCCAGCAAAGTGGTGTTTTCTGGCGTGGGCAAGCGAGTCGAGGAAATTGAATTTGCGCTTGAGAAGAATATTTTCTGTTTTAACGTCGAGTCTGTGGCTGAATTGGTGCGGATTAACGAAGTTGCCGGCCGTTTGGGTAAAATAGCCCCTATTTCTATTCGAGTTAATCCCGACATTGATGCTGGCACCCATCCTTATATTTCCACCGGTCTTAAAGAAAATAAGTTTGGTATTCCTATTGAGCAGGCCCAAGACATTTATGCTCAAGCCGCCGCCATGGAAAACTTAGCTATTCACGGACTTGACTGCCATATTGGCTCTCAGCTCACCGAAGTGGCGCCATTTTTAGAAGCAGTGGATAAGCTATTAGTATTAATTGATGCCCTCGCCAGTGATGGTATTCATATTAAGCACTTAGATGTGGGTGGCGGCTTAGGCGTGCGCTACGATAATGAAACGCCGCCTGAGCCCAAAGAATATGTGCAACAAATTAAGGCTAAATTACAAGGGCGCAATCTCACCTTGGTGTTTGAACCGGGCCGTGCCATTGCTGCTAATGCTGGCGTATTGCTCACCCGTGTGGAGCACATAAAGCCTGGCGATGCTAAAAGCTTTGCTATCGTTGATGCCGCTATGAACGATCTCATCCGCCCAGCCTTATACAGTGCGTGGCAGGCCATTATCCCCGTGGATAACACCTTAGAGCGAGCCAAGGCGGTCTATGACGTGGTAGGGCCTATTTGTGAAACGGGCGATTTTATTGGTAAAGACCGTGAGCTAGCGATCACCGAAGGCGACTTATTAGCGGTACGCTCTGCGGGTGCTTATGGTTTTGTCATGGCATCTAATTACAACAGCCGCCCAAGAAGCGCAGAAGTGATGGTTGATAAAGAGCAGGCTATTTTAGTACGCGAGCGCGAAGTATTAAGCGACTTGTGGCGCGGCGAGCATCTGTTGCCGCAGGCGTAA
- the lptM gene encoding LPS translocon maturation chaperone LptM → MLINGVSQGMKLTVFHDLLPIAFENMNEIIRAWKHFYSYLMNLLKLTTLLALCLSLSACGLKGPLTLPQTSENPSHVEQS, encoded by the coding sequence ATGTTGATAAATGGCGTCAGCCAAGGCATGAAACTCACTGTCTTTCATGATCTGCTTCCTATTGCTTTTGAGAATATGAATGAGATTATAAGAGCCTGGAAACATTTTTACAGTTATCTTATGAACCTACTCAAGTTAACCACATTGCTGGCTTTATGCCTAAGTTTGTCGGCTTGTGGCCTCAAAGGGCCGCTAACTTTGCCACAAACATCAGAAAATCCATCTCACGTTGAGCAGTCGTAA
- a CDS encoding class I adenylate cyclase, giving the protein MHTNFDQLLARSDQFNEQKQAHALAVMSRYGQQVFQLLPVLLHYHHPLLPGFVPGDVPAGVCHFLPNARQQEFIDDLCQAANGHQGLESGVSEIFGLYAMGSTSSIGQSLDSDLDVWVCYSHTLAADRVAWLQQKCLLISQWAAQRKVELNLFLIPDNKFRVDNQQSVQGESCGSAQHLLLLDEFYRSHLVIAGKRLVWMFAPSQLGPRYDSFVAEQFASGTLNHDEWLDLGGFARIPAEEYFGSALWQLYKSIDSPYKAVLKTILMEAYSHEYPDTQLLCRHLKSQLHQASTLDEQHDHYLLMLEKVTHYLISINDEQRLDLVRRCFYLKVSQGLDLSQARFAKRAQQIARLIKEWQWSAEKVALLNNRDFWKVEQVKAAYKELLEALMHSYRNLIQFAQRNRISESINPEDIGILSRKLYAAFENLPGKIQLINLKIAPDLSEPNISLVQVPEGRAHDAGWYLYKQGLSALELIGRQPLEYSRYASKLMAWAHFNGLLTPESQLQLFNQDTDANLQHLQEFAGDLARFFPVRTPAPSNLALSRPCEVRELGIFLNLERDPTAQWRSRAIEFTSKTSDPFSFGQHRENLVGSIDVLYRNSWDEIRSLHFSGSSAILDALTAILGKMHQGATPPENVEVFCYSLNFRSLIRTRVGILIKECIGLRLTRGQDSTIKTIRLGHEEHDIFFERRGVSVQKHETPEFVSTALPASASADILQLDQQMVKAVPEIVDVYASEGLMQFFFEDSGRDYNLYILDEANRIEVYRQVAGSKDELIQSINRFYAANQQGVGHSRFAHFNLPQYYEIVEEQGKQKVLPFKSAKEGREDSPSPLA; this is encoded by the coding sequence TTGCACACGAATTTTGATCAGCTATTAGCAAGAAGTGATCAGTTTAATGAGCAAAAACAAGCTCATGCCCTCGCGGTTATGAGTCGGTATGGCCAGCAAGTTTTTCAACTGTTGCCGGTTTTGCTGCATTATCATCACCCCTTATTGCCTGGCTTTGTGCCGGGCGATGTACCTGCGGGTGTCTGTCACTTCTTACCCAATGCTCGCCAACAAGAGTTTATTGATGACTTATGCCAAGCGGCAAATGGCCATCAAGGTTTAGAATCAGGGGTCAGTGAAATATTTGGTCTTTACGCCATGGGCAGTACCTCTTCAATTGGGCAAAGCCTCGACTCGGATCTGGATGTGTGGGTGTGTTACTCCCATACCTTAGCCGCTGATCGAGTAGCTTGGTTACAGCAAAAATGCTTATTAATTTCCCAGTGGGCTGCGCAGCGCAAAGTTGAACTCAATTTATTTTTAATCCCTGATAATAAATTTCGAGTCGATAATCAGCAGTCGGTTCAAGGAGAAAGTTGTGGCAGTGCGCAGCATCTCTTACTGCTCGATGAATTTTATCGCAGTCACTTAGTGATTGCCGGTAAGCGATTAGTATGGATGTTTGCGCCTAGTCAGCTTGGACCGCGCTACGACAGCTTTGTGGCCGAGCAATTTGCTAGTGGCACACTTAACCATGATGAATGGTTAGACTTAGGGGGCTTTGCCCGCATTCCCGCCGAAGAATATTTTGGCTCGGCCCTGTGGCAGCTTTATAAGAGTATCGACTCACCTTATAAAGCAGTACTAAAAACCATTTTAATGGAAGCTTACTCACACGAGTATCCAGATACCCAGTTGTTATGTCGGCATCTAAAAAGCCAACTGCATCAAGCAAGCACTTTGGATGAACAACACGATCATTACTTGTTGATGTTAGAAAAAGTCACCCATTACTTAATTTCTATTAATGATGAGCAGCGCTTAGACCTAGTGCGGCGCTGCTTTTATTTAAAAGTCTCCCAAGGCCTAGACCTAAGCCAAGCCCGCTTTGCCAAACGGGCTCAGCAAATTGCGCGCTTGATTAAGGAATGGCAGTGGTCTGCGGAAAAGGTCGCTTTACTTAATAATCGTGACTTTTGGAAAGTCGAGCAAGTCAAAGCCGCCTATAAAGAGCTGCTTGAAGCCTTGATGCACAGTTACCGTAATTTAATCCAGTTTGCTCAGCGTAATCGCATTAGTGAGTCTATAAACCCAGAAGATATCGGCATTTTATCGCGCAAGTTATACGCCGCCTTTGAAAATCTACCCGGTAAAATTCAGCTTATTAACTTAAAGATAGCGCCTGACTTATCAGAGCCTAATATTAGCTTGGTACAAGTGCCAGAGGGGCGAGCACACGACGCCGGTTGGTATCTTTATAAGCAAGGTTTGAGTGCGCTTGAGCTCATCGGCCGCCAACCCTTAGAGTACAGTCGCTATGCCAGCAAATTAATGGCCTGGGCACATTTTAATGGCTTATTGACGCCAGAAAGCCAATTACAGCTATTTAACCAAGATACCGACGCTAACTTGCAGCATTTGCAAGAGTTTGCCGGCGACTTAGCACGTTTTTTCCCGGTGCGTACACCCGCGCCGAGCAATTTAGCACTCAGTCGGCCTTGCGAAGTGCGAGAGTTAGGCATTTTCTTAAATTTAGAGCGTGATCCTACGGCGCAGTGGCGCAGTCGAGCCATCGAGTTTACCAGCAAGACCAGTGATCCTTTTAGCTTTGGCCAGCATAGAGAGAACTTGGTGGGCTCTATCGATGTTTTGTATCGCAATTCTTGGGATGAGATCCGCTCCTTACACTTTAGTGGTTCCAGCGCTATTTTAGATGCGCTGACGGCAATTTTAGGCAAGATGCACCAAGGGGCGACGCCGCCGGAAAACGTCGAAGTATTTTGCTATAGCCTTAACTTTCGAAGTCTTATTCGCACTCGAGTGGGTATTTTAATAAAAGAATGCATTGGTCTGCGCTTAACGCGTGGTCAAGATAGTACCATCAAAACTATTCGCTTAGGCCATGAAGAACACGATATCTTCTTTGAGCGCCGGGGTGTGAGTGTGCAAAAACATGAGACGCCTGAGTTTGTCAGCACTGCGTTACCTGCCAGTGCCAGCGCCGATATTTTGCAGCTCGATCAGCAAATGGTTAAAGCGGTGCCCGAAATTGTCGATGTGTATGCCAGTGAAGGCTTAATGCAGTTTTTCTTTGAAGACAGTGGTCGCGATTATAATCTTTATATTTTAGATGAAGCGAACCGGATAGAAGTGTATCGCCAAGTGGCGGGCAGCAAGGATGAGCTTATTCAAAGTATTAATCGCTTCTATGCCGCCAATCAGCAAGGAGTGGGACACAGTCGTTTTGCCCATTTTAACTTGCCACAATATTACGAAATAGTGGAAGAGCAAGGTAAGCAGAAAGTGCTGCCCTTTAAGAGTGCAAAAGAGGGCCGAGAAGATAGCCCGAGCCCCTTAGCTTAA
- a CDS encoding HAD-IA family hydrolase, which translates to MRFYKRLMPVKVISFDLDDTLYDNVPVITAAEAWLLQTLKNHRPESTLLSKESLATIKRQLLVSEPELAHDVSALRLRILTHGLQQQGLSERAAGELAEEFYQGFLTERGKITVPDMSHQVLTELAQRYPLAVITNGNLPIAHTPLAPYFKTVLRAGIDGRMKPAADMFNTLAEQMGVQINEILHIGDHINTDVLGAVHAGCQAIWLNDQGRHTGDLQCLPHVELERLEQMLELL; encoded by the coding sequence ATGCGCTTTTATAAACGACTGATGCCGGTCAAGGTGATTAGCTTTGATCTTGATGACACCTTATACGATAACGTGCCCGTGATAACAGCCGCCGAAGCTTGGCTATTGCAGACACTTAAAAATCATCGACCTGAGTCCACGTTATTAAGCAAAGAGTCGCTTGCCACTATTAAACGCCAACTATTGGTGAGCGAGCCGGAGCTGGCTCACGATGTGAGTGCGCTGCGCTTGCGCATCTTAACCCATGGCCTACAACAGCAAGGCTTAAGTGAGCGCGCCGCTGGCGAGCTAGCAGAAGAGTTTTACCAAGGCTTTTTAACTGAGCGCGGTAAAATAACTGTGCCAGACATGAGCCACCAAGTATTAACCGAGCTAGCTCAGCGCTATCCGTTGGCGGTGATCACCAATGGCAACCTGCCCATAGCGCACACGCCGTTAGCGCCTTACTTTAAGACAGTACTGCGCGCCGGTATCGATGGCCGCATGAAACCTGCCGCCGATATGTTTAACACTTTGGCCGAGCAAATGGGCGTGCAAATTAATGAAATACTGCACATTGGCGATCATATTAATACCGATGTCTTAGGTGCCGTGCATGCTGGCTGCCAAGCGATTTGGCTTAATGACCAAGGTCGCCACACTGGCGATTTACAGTGTTTACCTCATGTAGAGCTAGAGCGGTTGGAGCAAATGCTAGAGCTGTTATAA
- the hemC gene encoding hydroxymethylbilane synthase — translation MANRTIRIATRKSLLALWQAHYVKEQLEQLHPHITVELVPMTTKGDVLLDTPLAKIGGKGLFIKELEQAMLEGRADIAVHSMKDVPVEFPEGLGLTVICQREDPRDAFVSNNYTHLEQLPAGSVVGTASLRRECQIRARYPHLQVKVLRGNVQTRLRKLDDGEYDAIILAAAGLKRLELEDRIAGLMSPEDSLPANGQGAVGIECRVDDAELLALLKPLDHYETRLRVEAERAMNQGLMGGCQVPIGAYAELQGDQVWLRGLVGRPDGSEVIYEEMTGLATEGKALGAEMAKRLLARGADKILAEVVES, via the coding sequence ATGGCAAATCGCACCATACGCATAGCTACCCGCAAGAGTCTATTAGCCTTGTGGCAAGCCCATTATGTAAAAGAACAGCTAGAACAGCTGCACCCTCATATCACAGTTGAACTAGTGCCCATGACCACTAAAGGCGATGTGCTGTTAGATACGCCATTAGCCAAAATTGGCGGCAAAGGTCTTTTTATTAAAGAACTAGAGCAAGCCATGTTAGAAGGTCGGGCCGATATTGCCGTGCATTCAATGAAAGATGTGCCGGTTGAGTTTCCAGAAGGCCTCGGCTTAACGGTAATTTGTCAGCGCGAAGACCCTCGTGATGCCTTTGTCTCTAATAACTACACTCATTTAGAGCAGTTACCTGCAGGCTCTGTGGTAGGAACCGCCAGCTTACGTCGCGAATGCCAAATTCGCGCTCGCTATCCTCACTTACAAGTAAAAGTATTACGCGGTAACGTACAAACGCGCCTGCGCAAGCTCGACGATGGAGAATACGACGCCATTATCTTAGCGGCGGCAGGCCTAAAGCGCTTAGAGCTTGAAGATCGCATTGCTGGGTTAATGAGCCCAGAAGACAGCTTACCAGCTAATGGTCAAGGTGCTGTGGGCATAGAGTGTCGCGTTGATGATGCTGAGCTACTGGCTTTGCTTAAGCCATTAGATCATTATGAAACGCGCTTGCGAGTAGAAGCGGAACGCGCCATGAACCAAGGCTTAATGGGCGGCTGCCAAGTGCCGATCGGCGCGTACGCTGAACTACAAGGCGACCAAGTGTGGTTGCGTGGCTTAGTCGGTCGCCCCGATGGCAGCGAAGTCATTTATGAAGAAATGACGGGCTTAGCCACCGAAGGTAAAGCCTTAGGCGCAGAAATGGCTAAACGCTTGCTTGCGCGCGGTGCAGATAAAATATTGGCCGAGGTGGTAGAGTCATGA
- the cyaY gene encoding iron donor protein CyaY has protein sequence MKDSEFHALADAIYQHIEARIDDSGVDIDCETIGGVMTLTFENNVKFVINRQEPLHQIWLATRENGHHFALQGEQWIDNRQGHELLSWISLQAKLQGETPLAL, from the coding sequence ATGAAAGACAGTGAGTTTCATGCCTTGGCTGACGCCATTTATCAACATATTGAAGCCCGTATCGATGACAGTGGTGTTGATATTGACTGCGAGACCATAGGCGGCGTGATGACGCTGACCTTTGAAAACAATGTAAAATTTGTCATTAATCGCCAAGAGCCTCTGCACCAAATATGGCTCGCTACTCGTGAAAACGGCCACCACTTTGCACTACAAGGTGAGCAATGGATTGATAATCGCCAAGGTCATGAGTTATTGAGCTGGATAAGCTTGCAAGCTAAGTTACAAGGCGAAACGCCGCTTGCACTGTAA
- a CDS encoding DUF484 family protein — MSKIISAATSETSASSADSELITRPSAGAFLLDEVEVAQYLQNEPEFFARHAQLLKDLRLPHQARGSVSLVEAKLEQQRLRIYDLEDDITALMTVAGENERIFRVYMDLMPQLFHCQSVVELELCLRQTLQSQLRLAAVRLILDSRTITCTPALASESLERLYRERMASQNEYLGRLGKEEKLRLFQHSLVNSCALIRLGEQGELGLLAFGSADASHYGSDMDTFLLRQLADVVSRVLTKLVAVEPQLNEPG, encoded by the coding sequence ATGAGCAAAATAATTAGTGCTGCCACCAGTGAGACCTCAGCGTCCAGTGCGGACAGTGAGCTTATTACTCGCCCCTCTGCTGGGGCGTTTTTGCTCGATGAAGTAGAAGTGGCGCAATATCTGCAAAATGAGCCTGAGTTTTTTGCTCGCCATGCGCAGTTGTTAAAAGACTTGCGCCTACCTCATCAAGCCCGTGGCAGTGTGTCTTTAGTCGAAGCCAAATTAGAGCAACAGCGGCTGCGTATTTATGATCTGGAAGATGATATTACGGCTTTGATGACGGTGGCCGGCGAAAATGAGCGTATTTTCCGAGTCTATATGGACTTGATGCCGCAGCTATTTCATTGCCAAAGTGTGGTTGAACTCGAGCTGTGTTTGCGCCAAACCCTGCAATCCCAATTGCGCTTGGCGGCGGTGCGGTTAATTTTAGATAGCCGCACTATTACCTGCACGCCTGCCCTTGCCAGCGAGTCGCTAGAGCGCTTATATCGCGAGCGAATGGCCAGTCAAAATGAATACTTAGGGCGCTTAGGAAAAGAAGAAAAGCTGCGTTTATTTCAACACTCGTTAGTCAATTCCTGTGCACTCATTCGCTTAGGTGAGCAAGGTGAGCTTGGCTTATTAGCCTTTGGCAGTGCCGATGCCAGCCATTATGGCTCCGATATGGATACCTTTTTGTTGAGACAACTGGCAGATGTGGTGTCTCGGGTCTTAACCAAGTTAGTGGCAGTTGAGCCTCAATTAAATGAGCCTGGTTAG